The genomic segment TCCTCCGGCCCGCTCTCGCGCTGGTTGCGCCGCCCTCTCCTGTGGTAGCTTGTGACCTCTCCTGAAAGGGTACTCGCGACAAATCAGACGAAGGGGAAGCGAATGGGCAGCCGCATTACGCCCGAGGTGGCGGCGCTTGAGGGAAAAACCCACGGGCCGTTCCGGGTCCGCGTGGAGGCGGGCGCCATCCGGAAATTCGCCGACGCCATCGGCGATCCGAATCCCGCCTACCGGGGCGAGAACCCGGTAGCGCCGCCGACGTTTCCCACCACCTTTCGCTCCGAGGACCCGTATCCGGATGTGCCCGAAGGTTTTGGCGACGTGGGGCTTCATGCCTCTCAGTGCTATGAGTTCGAGCGCCCCCTCCGGGCGGGCGATGAGCTGGACGTGTCCTTCACCGTGAAGCGTGTCTACGAGAAAGGCGGCAGCTCGGGCGATCTCGTTTTCCTCGAGCGTGAGTATGACATTCGCGACGCCCGCAGCGGGGAAAAGATCGGCGGGGGACAGTGGGTCAGTCTCCGCCGCTTCAACAAGTAGGAGGAAAGTTTGAGTTACGCAGCCGGAGATGCGCTCCCTGATCTCGTGAAGGATCCGATCGGCAGGGTACAGCTGGTCAAGTACGCCGGCGCGAGCGGAGATTTCAATCCGCTGCACTTTGACGACTCGGTGGCGCAGGAGAGGGG from the bacterium genome contains:
- a CDS encoding MaoC family dehydratase N-terminal domain-containing protein, whose translation is MGSRITPEVAALEGKTHGPFRVRVEAGAIRKFADAIGDPNPAYRGENPVAPPTFPTTFRSEDPYPDVPEGFGDVGLHASQCYEFERPLRAGDELDVSFTVKRVYEKGGSSGDLVFLEREYDIRDARSGEKIGGGQWVSLRRFNK